In Bacillus sp. FJAT-45037, the following are encoded in one genomic region:
- a CDS encoding excisionase family DNA-binding protein, whose amino-acid sequence MYVDIAELAEYLGVSPRYIEEQIRCGNLKAVYDGECYFLNKEQFHWHREQLELKRKQISAELLEPIPEDWDAKDED is encoded by the coding sequence ATGTATGTTGATATAGCTGAGTTAGCAGAGTATCTTGGCGTAAGTCCCCGTTACATTGAGGAACAGATCAGGTGTGGGAATTTGAAAGCTGTTTATGATGGCGAATGCTATTTTTTAAATAAGGAACAATTTCATTGGCATAGAGAACAGCTTGAATTAAAACGTAAGCAAATTTCAGCTGAGCTTCTTGAACCGATCCCTGAGGATTGGGATGCAAAAGATGAAGATTAG
- a CDS encoding competence protein CoiA gives MLTAKLKDGSLFSMAGDWTYDQLKQMRQDVPFYCPCCQAELQLKLGMKKQWHFAHKKDHTCTVQSEHESLYHLQGKRQLYEWLKNQGLKVALEVYLPLIRQRPDLLFKDQDQLYALEYQCSPIDLPQLEKRTRGYKQLGMIPIWILGGNRLTRLGSNTYTIKAFEWYMNTLNRERFPQINYYCSEQKKWMSLLHTTPYSSNKVLASLHQSLPDQLTYSDLLDNFTDHSPLKDQWLYVKKNWRYFRPKPYPSPTERYFQQLLYHHRVPPSHFPIEAGWPTKSYEIIETAPHIWQSYFLFACLLSKPLHQPITISSILSCFTNNQLYRWLKLRPMYESPSIHEAVLGYLDFLVRIGFLTKVPGSSDMYYRLREPLIPTSTEEAIKRDAQLTNKYGAPLFGTESLTGNKGKSPNMSNTI, from the coding sequence ATGCTCACAGCAAAATTAAAAGATGGTTCTCTGTTCTCGATGGCAGGCGATTGGACATATGACCAATTGAAACAAATGCGTCAAGATGTACCGTTTTATTGTCCATGCTGTCAAGCAGAACTGCAACTTAAACTAGGCATGAAAAAGCAGTGGCATTTTGCTCATAAAAAAGACCATACGTGTACCGTTCAGTCTGAGCATGAAAGTTTATATCATTTGCAAGGAAAACGTCAATTGTATGAATGGTTAAAGAATCAAGGATTAAAAGTAGCGCTTGAAGTCTACTTACCATTAATTAGACAACGTCCTGATCTATTGTTTAAAGATCAAGATCAACTCTATGCGCTTGAGTATCAATGTTCACCAATCGATTTACCACAGCTTGAGAAACGAACGAGAGGGTACAAACAATTAGGCATGATTCCCATTTGGATCTTAGGAGGTAACCGTCTCACGCGTCTAGGTTCGAATACGTATACCATTAAAGCATTTGAATGGTATATGAACACGTTGAATCGAGAGAGGTTTCCGCAAATTAATTACTACTGTTCCGAACAAAAGAAATGGATGTCCCTTCTTCATACCACACCGTACTCCTCTAACAAAGTGTTAGCCTCATTACATCAATCTTTACCAGATCAACTGACGTACTCAGACCTACTTGATAACTTCACTGACCACTCCCCTTTAAAAGACCAATGGCTTTATGTGAAAAAGAATTGGCGCTACTTCAGACCAAAGCCCTATCCATCGCCTACTGAAAGATATTTTCAACAGTTACTCTATCATCATCGAGTGCCTCCATCACATTTCCCCATTGAGGCTGGTTGGCCCACAAAATCTTATGAAATCATTGAAACAGCTCCTCATATATGGCAGAGTTATTTTCTTTTTGCTTGCCTTCTCTCAAAGCCCCTCCATCAACCAATTACTATATCCTCCATCTTGTCTTGTTTTACTAATAATCAACTGTATCGCTGGCTTAAACTAAGGCCCATGTATGAATCACCTTCCATTCATGAAGCTGTGCTAGGCTATTTAGATTTCTTAGTACGTATCGGTTTCTTAACTAAGGTACCAGGGTCTTCCGATATGTATTATCGATTAAGGGAACCATTGATTCCTACCTCAACAGAAGAGGCAATCAAGCGAGATGCTCAGTTGACTAACAAGTACGGGGCACCACTGTTTGGTACGGAAAGTTTAACAGGAAACAAAGGGAAATCTCCGAATATGTCGAATACTATCTAG
- the cls gene encoding cardiolipin synthase, with amino-acid sequence MKNRLNVLAFFAVILVILYFARGFLQSWFVGALSVTFTLSVVFIGIVIFFENRHPTKTLTWLLVLAAFPVVGFFFYLMFGQNHRKSKRFLKKAIEDERTFHKIEGQRQLNEEQINKMGGHQQLLFRLAHKLGKNPISFSSETKVLTDGKETYAHILEALRMAEHHIHLEYYIVRHDGLGNQIKDILIAKAKDGVKVRFLYDGVGSWQLSKDYVKELRHAGVEMVSFSPVKLPFLTHAINYRNHRKIIVIDGVMGFVGGLNVGDEYLGKDSYFGYWRDTHLYVRGEAVRTLQIIFLQDWHYQTGETILNQVYLSPSLASTKGDGGVQMIASGPDTRWEVNKKLFFSMISSAKKSIWIASPYFIPDDDILSGLKIAALSGIDVRILVPNRPDKKIVFHASRSYFPELLEAGVKVYEYNRGFMHSKIIIVDDEIASIGTSNMDMRSFHLNFEVNAYLYRTSSVTTLVSDYVYDLEHSNQINYDLFKNRPVFHRVIESTSRLLSPLL; translated from the coding sequence ATGAAAAATCGTTTAAATGTGTTAGCTTTTTTTGCTGTGATTTTAGTCATCTTGTATTTTGCGAGAGGTTTTTTGCAAAGTTGGTTTGTCGGGGCGTTGAGTGTCACGTTTACACTTTCTGTCGTGTTTATTGGGATTGTGATTTTCTTTGAGAATCGTCATCCGACAAAAACGTTAACTTGGCTTCTTGTTCTTGCAGCATTTCCTGTTGTTGGCTTTTTCTTTTATTTGATGTTTGGTCAAAATCATCGAAAGAGTAAGCGTTTTCTAAAGAAAGCAATTGAAGATGAGCGTACGTTTCATAAGATTGAGGGGCAACGTCAGCTAAATGAAGAACAGATAAACAAGATGGGTGGACATCAGCAACTTTTATTTCGTCTAGCTCATAAGTTAGGGAAAAACCCAATTTCTTTCTCAAGTGAAACGAAAGTATTAACAGATGGCAAGGAAACTTATGCGCATATTCTTGAGGCCCTTCGAATGGCTGAACATCATATTCATTTAGAGTATTACATCGTCCGTCATGATGGTTTAGGGAATCAAATTAAAGACATCTTAATTGCTAAAGCAAAAGATGGTGTGAAAGTACGCTTTTTATATGACGGGGTAGGAAGTTGGCAACTCTCAAAGGATTATGTGAAAGAATTACGTCATGCTGGAGTAGAAATGGTTTCGTTTTCTCCTGTGAAATTACCTTTTTTAACTCATGCTATAAATTACCGTAACCATCGCAAGATCATTGTCATCGATGGAGTCATGGGATTTGTAGGAGGATTAAATGTAGGTGATGAATATTTAGGAAAAGACTCATATTTTGGTTATTGGAGAGATACCCATCTATATGTGAGAGGGGAAGCCGTTCGCACATTACAAATTATTTTCTTACAAGACTGGCACTACCAGACAGGAGAGACGATTCTTAATCAAGTGTACTTATCTCCTTCACTAGCATCCACTAAAGGTGATGGTGGGGTGCAGATGATCGCGAGTGGTCCAGACACAAGGTGGGAAGTAAATAAAAAGCTCTTCTTTTCGATGATTAGTTCGGCAAAAAAATCGATCTGGATTGCAAGTCCGTACTTTATTCCTGATGATGATATATTAAGCGGCCTTAAGATCGCGGCACTTAGTGGAATTGATGTAAGAATCCTCGTTCCTAACCGGCCTGATAAAAAAATTGTTTTCCATGCTTCAAGATCTTATTTCCCTGAATTGTTAGAAGCCGGTGTGAAGGTTTATGAGTATAATCGAGGATTCATGCACAGTAAGATTATTATTGTCGATGATGAGATAGCATCGATCGGAACATCTAATATGGACATGAGAAGTTTTCATTTAAATTTTGAAGTCAATGCATATTTGTACAGAACAAGTAGTGTGACAACGTTAGTTAGTGATTATGTTTATGATCTTGAACACTCTAATCAAATTAACTATGATTTATTTAAAAACCGCCCAGTCTTCCATCGGGTGATTGAATCGACGTCAAGGCTTTTATCGCCATTATTATAA
- a CDS encoding putative glycoside hydrolase, whose amino-acid sequence MVIILGIGYINFNPIEGHAEETSQVTARDHAQKVVERTAFTLPENMSRFVYDSGYTFTYPEDGVRGIYVTGNSAGGERFSSLLELLDTTDLNAMVIDVKEDHGYLTYRPDEDSPFYDISKNFISQPEEMMKTLEENDIYPIARVVVFKDSVLAEMRPDLSFTENGEVWKNRRGEAFVNPFLKEVWDYNIEIAEKAAQMGFKEIQFDYVRFPEGFERRDDQLEYSVGEYEGGDGDNVQKRVQAVTDFVAYSRERLAPYDVDVSVDIFGYAATISEAPGIGQNFSMISENVDVISSMIYPSHWTPYFGIDKPDLYPYELTKEYAKVENQVLDALDNPPVSRPWIQDFTASYLGSGNYMVYGKKEVEAQIRALNEEGIDEFLLWNASNRYTPDVNYKP is encoded by the coding sequence ATGGTTATTATACTAGGAATAGGTTACATCAATTTTAATCCGATTGAAGGTCATGCAGAGGAAACGTCACAAGTCACTGCAAGGGACCATGCACAGAAAGTTGTTGAGCGAACGGCTTTCACTCTTCCAGAGAATATGTCGCGTTTCGTATATGATTCCGGCTATACGTTTACATATCCAGAGGACGGGGTTCGTGGAATTTATGTGACTGGAAATTCAGCAGGAGGAGAGCGATTTAGTTCGTTGCTTGAGCTCCTTGATACGACGGACTTAAATGCAATGGTCATCGATGTTAAAGAAGATCATGGTTATTTAACCTATCGTCCTGATGAAGATTCGCCATTTTATGATATCTCGAAAAACTTTATTAGTCAGCCTGAGGAAATGATGAAGACATTAGAAGAGAATGATATTTATCCTATCGCTCGAGTCGTGGTGTTTAAGGATTCAGTACTTGCAGAAATGAGACCAGATTTATCGTTTACAGAAAATGGAGAAGTGTGGAAAAACAGACGGGGTGAAGCCTTCGTAAATCCATTCTTAAAAGAAGTATGGGACTACAATATCGAAATAGCAGAAAAAGCAGCTCAGATGGGCTTTAAAGAGATCCAATTTGATTACGTGAGATTCCCTGAAGGGTTTGAACGTCGTGACGATCAATTAGAGTATTCAGTAGGTGAGTATGAAGGTGGAGACGGGGACAACGTTCAAAAACGTGTACAAGCTGTGACGGACTTTGTGGCTTACTCAAGAGAGCGCCTTGCTCCGTATGACGTGGATGTGTCTGTTGATATTTTTGGATATGCAGCAACAATCTCTGAAGCACCGGGTATTGGTCAGAACTTCTCGATGATTTCTGAAAATGTTGATGTCATTTCATCGATGATTTATCCTAGTCATTGGACACCTTATTTTGGTATAGACAAACCAGATCTATACCCATATGAGTTAACAAAGGAATATGCTAAGGTTGAAAATCAAGTATTAGATGCTTTAGATAATCCCCCTGTATCAAGACCGTGGATACAAGATTTCACAGCTAGTTATTTAGGTTCAGGGAATTATATGGTGTATGGTAAAAAGGAAGTTGAAGCTCAAATTCGCGCATTAAATGAAGAAGGGATTGATGAATTTCTCCTATGGAATGCATCGAACCGCTACACGCCTGACGTTAACTACAAACCTTAA
- a CDS encoding GNAT family N-acetyltransferase: MNWYEKLNKYFPVEEMKSKEHMELLLKEKADIYHKDEGPHHVMMFVETDDFSFVDYLFVSKDARGQGLGKKLINKLKAKNKPIILEVEPIDYEETDTEKRQRFYTREGFTHAQSIGYRRRSLATNEVNELEILFWSPTDESEHSIYEKMKHTYKNIHAYKDKELYGSSYEDVDKVLTYKQVEDKGQETV, from the coding sequence ATGAATTGGTATGAAAAATTAAATAAATATTTCCCAGTAGAAGAAATGAAATCAAAGGAACATATGGAGCTACTATTAAAAGAAAAAGCAGATATTTACCATAAGGATGAAGGTCCTCATCATGTTATGATGTTTGTAGAGACAGACGATTTTTCGTTTGTGGACTATTTGTTTGTCTCTAAAGATGCCCGCGGCCAAGGTCTAGGTAAGAAGCTCATTAACAAATTAAAAGCGAAAAACAAACCGATTATTCTAGAAGTAGAACCGATTGATTATGAAGAAACAGACACAGAAAAGCGTCAACGTTTTTACACTCGTGAAGGGTTCACACACGCTCAGTCAATTGGCTACCGTCGTCGATCACTAGCAACGAACGAAGTGAACGAACTTGAAATCTTATTTTGGTCACCTACTGATGAGTCAGAGCACAGCATTTACGAAAAAATGAAACACACGTATAAAAATATCCATGCGTACAAGGATAAAGAGTTGTATGGCTCATCGTATGAAGACGTAGACAAAGTTCTCACTTATAAGCAAGTAGAAGACAAAGGTCAAGAAACTGTGTGA
- a CDS encoding TerC family protein — protein sequence METEWIISLLTIIGVDIILGGDNAIVVALACRNLSPSIRNKAVVLGIGLALAIRMFLTVVAVELLEIPFLLGLGGALLIYIAYTLLASHDDGANIDGGTNLWTAIKAIVIADFVMGFDNVIAVAGAAHGDTTLVMIGLIFSVPIIIFGSKIILSAFDRFPVIVYIGAGILAFTATRMIKHEEMLAPLFIHHPTFSLWFQILVMVSVMLIGWLVNRRRITLRAENNKTF from the coding sequence ATGGAAACAGAGTGGATCATCTCATTACTAACAATTATCGGTGTAGACATTATCTTGGGAGGAGATAACGCCATTGTTGTCGCACTAGCATGTCGCAATTTATCCCCATCGATTCGTAATAAAGCAGTTGTATTAGGGATTGGCCTCGCCTTGGCGATAAGAATGTTTCTAACTGTAGTAGCTGTTGAGCTCTTAGAAATTCCATTTCTTCTAGGACTGGGCGGGGCTCTTCTCATCTACATCGCTTATACACTCCTTGCCTCTCATGATGATGGGGCAAACATAGACGGAGGAACAAATTTATGGACAGCCATAAAAGCCATCGTTATTGCTGATTTCGTCATGGGCTTTGACAATGTCATCGCCGTAGCTGGAGCTGCCCATGGTGATACAACACTTGTTATGATTGGGTTAATCTTTTCTGTTCCTATTATTATTTTTGGCAGTAAAATCATCCTATCTGCATTTGATCGCTTTCCAGTGATTGTCTATATTGGAGCGGGTATCCTTGCCTTTACTGCTACACGCATGATTAAGCATGAAGAAATGCTTGCTCCGTTGTTTATTCACCATCCTACATTTTCATTATGGTTTCAGATTCTAGTTATGGTCTCAGTTATGCTCATCGGATGGCTTGTAAACCGTAGAAGGATTACACTACGGGCAGAAAACAATAAAACCTTCTAG
- the mecA gene encoding adaptor protein MecA, producing MDIERVNETTIKFFITYKDIEDRGFDRDEIWYNRERGEELFFEMMNEASDRDDFELDGPLWIQVHALDKGLEIVVTRGQVTDGNVKLEIPVSQDKDGRGDNMVDLMTGHGNEEDDLEYSDQLEIVMVFNDFEDIISLSHNFFIADIENVLYHFEGRYYLHVVFDDEQYNEDEQDDMLSQMLEYGYETDLSIYRMQEYGKVIMSEDALKQLREHFPKK from the coding sequence ATGGACATTGAACGCGTGAATGAGACGACAATTAAATTCTTTATAACGTATAAAGATATTGAGGACCGGGGATTTGACCGAGACGAGATTTGGTACAATCGTGAACGTGGCGAAGAGCTCTTCTTCGAAATGATGAATGAAGCAAGTGACCGAGATGATTTTGAATTAGATGGTCCTTTATGGATTCAAGTTCATGCATTAGATAAAGGGTTAGAGATTGTTGTAACTAGAGGTCAAGTGACCGACGGCAATGTAAAGCTTGAGATCCCAGTCAGTCAAGATAAGGACGGCCGAGGAGATAATATGGTTGACTTAATGACAGGGCATGGAAATGAAGAAGATGACCTTGAATATTCAGATCAGCTTGAGATTGTGATGGTATTTAATGATTTTGAAGATATTATTTCGTTAAGTCATAACTTCTTTATTGCTGATATTGAAAACGTACTATATCATTTCGAAGGTCGTTATTATCTACATGTTGTATTTGATGACGAACAATACAATGAAGATGAGCAAGACGATATGTTAAGTCAAATGCTTGAGTACGGCTATGAAACAGATCTTTCGATTTACCGTATGCAAGAGTATGGAAAAGTGATTATGTCAGAGGATGCACTCAAGCAACTTAGAGAGCATTTTCCTAAAAAGTAA
- the pepF gene encoding oligoendopeptidase F, with translation MAKQRLTRDQVPVKDTWDLEAIFSTDAEWEKEFQAVKSLYPEITSYKGKLGESAETLFKALTEQDQLNERLEKLYTYAHMRNDEDTANSFYQGLNDRAMGLAAQVSQASSYMTPELLTLDEGMIEAFINEHEGLQLYKQVFDELKKERPHVLSEAEEALLAQASEALQTSSQTFGMLNNADLTFPTVKDEDGEEVEITHGRFISFLESSDRSVREAAFKAVYETYGKYKNTFASTLSGQVKRDIFYANVRKYSSARESALSQNHIPEVVYDQLVETVNEHLHLLHRYVELRKRVLGVDELHMYDLYTPLVADSKMKVTYDQAKELVQKGVEPLGKEYVQLVAEGFDKRWVDVEETVGKRSGAYSSGAYGTMPYVLMNWQDNIDNLFTLAHEFGHSLHSYYTRANQPYVYGDYTIFVAEVASTVNEALLHDHLVKHTEDPKEKLYLLNHFLEGFRGTVFRQTMFAEFEQQIHELSANGEALTPELLTKTYYELNKKYFGEEMVVDEEIGLEWARIPHFYYNFYVFQYATGYSAAAALSKQILTEGEEAVTRYIEFLKSGSSNYPIEVLKSAGVDMTSAEPIEQALSLFEETLNEMERLLDEQ, from the coding sequence GTGGCAAAACAACGTTTAACACGAGATCAGGTACCTGTAAAAGACACATGGGACCTTGAAGCAATTTTTAGTACTGATGCAGAATGGGAGAAAGAATTTCAAGCTGTCAAATCGCTATATCCAGAAATTACTTCGTATAAAGGGAAACTTGGCGAGTCAGCGGAGACATTATTCAAGGCATTAACAGAGCAAGATCAACTGAATGAGCGACTTGAGAAGCTGTATACGTATGCTCATATGCGTAATGATGAAGATACCGCAAACTCTTTCTACCAAGGCTTGAATGATCGAGCAATGGGGCTAGCTGCGCAAGTATCACAAGCTTCTTCGTATATGACTCCGGAATTGTTAACGCTCGATGAGGGAATGATTGAGGCTTTCATCAATGAACATGAAGGATTACAACTTTACAAGCAGGTGTTTGATGAGTTAAAGAAGGAACGTCCTCATGTATTATCTGAGGCAGAAGAGGCACTCCTAGCCCAAGCAAGTGAGGCGCTCCAAACATCGAGCCAGACATTCGGTATGTTAAACAATGCAGATTTAACGTTTCCTACTGTGAAAGATGAAGACGGAGAAGAGGTTGAAATCACACATGGTCGTTTCATCTCTTTCTTAGAAAGTAGTGACCGTAGTGTGAGAGAGGCTGCTTTTAAAGCCGTTTATGAAACGTATGGGAAGTACAAAAATACTTTTGCTTCGACATTAAGTGGTCAAGTAAAACGAGATATTTTTTATGCGAATGTTCGTAAATATAGCTCGGCTAGGGAGTCTGCGCTAAGTCAGAATCATATTCCTGAAGTTGTTTACGATCAACTGGTTGAAACCGTGAATGAGCACCTTCACCTTCTCCATCGCTATGTAGAGTTACGCAAGCGAGTATTAGGAGTAGATGAGCTCCATATGTATGATTTATATACACCTCTTGTAGCTGATAGCAAAATGAAAGTGACGTATGACCAGGCGAAAGAACTCGTTCAAAAAGGAGTAGAGCCTCTTGGTAAGGAATATGTTCAATTAGTAGCTGAGGGCTTTGATAAGCGCTGGGTTGATGTAGAGGAAACTGTTGGTAAGAGAAGTGGGGCTTATTCATCTGGTGCTTACGGGACAATGCCATATGTCTTGATGAACTGGCAAGATAATATCGATAACTTGTTTACACTGGCACATGAATTCGGTCATAGTTTACATAGTTATTACACTCGTGCTAATCAACCATATGTGTACGGCGACTATACGATCTTTGTTGCAGAAGTTGCATCCACAGTAAATGAAGCGCTACTCCATGACCATCTCGTGAAACATACAGAAGACCCTAAAGAAAAATTGTACCTACTAAACCATTTCTTAGAAGGGTTTAGAGGGACTGTTTTCCGTCAAACAATGTTTGCTGAGTTTGAGCAACAAATTCACGAATTGTCAGCTAATGGTGAAGCGTTAACACCTGAACTACTAACGAAGACCTATTATGAATTAAACAAAAAATATTTCGGCGAAGAGATGGTTGTTGATGAAGAAATTGGACTAGAGTGGGCTCGAATTCCCCATTTCTATTACAATTTCTATGTGTTTCAATATGCAACAGGTTATAGTGCAGCGGCTGCGCTTTCTAAGCAAATCTTAACTGAAGGTGAAGAAGCGGTCACTCGTTACATCGAGTTCTTGAAATCGGGTAGTTCTAATTATCCGATTGAAGTGTTAAAGTCGGCAGGTGTAGATATGACATCAGCAGAGCCAATTGAGCAAGCATTAAGTTTATTTGAAGAGACATTAAATGAAATGGAACGTTTGTTAGACGAACAATAG
- the spxA gene encoding transcriptional regulator SpxA — MVTLLTSPSCTSCRKAKAWLEENNIPFQERNIFSSPLSVEEVKEVVRMTEDGTDEIISTRSKVFQELDVELESLPLQTLFKIISENPGLLRRPIIFDEKRLQVGYNEAEIRRFLPRKVRSFYLEEAKRLVN; from the coding sequence ATGGTTACTTTATTAACTTCACCAAGTTGTACCTCATGTCGAAAAGCAAAAGCGTGGTTAGAGGAAAATAACATTCCTTTCCAAGAACGCAATATTTTCTCGTCCCCTTTATCAGTGGAAGAAGTTAAAGAAGTTGTACGTATGACTGAAGATGGTACAGATGAAATTATCTCAACTCGATCAAAGGTGTTCCAAGAGTTAGATGTGGAACTTGAATCTCTACCACTACAAACTTTATTTAAAATCATTAGCGAAAACCCTGGCTTACTTCGTCGCCCAATCATCTTTGATGAGAAACGTCTGCAAGTTGGTTACAACGAAGCAGAGATTCGTAGGTTTTTACCTCGTAAAGTTCGTTCGTTCTACCTTGAAGAAGCTAAGCGTCTCGTTAATTAA